The DNA window AGCTACTAAAGGCTCCGCTACTTAACAATCTGACACAAGTTGAAGCCGTATTTCTATTTTGAGACTAGTTTGTGCTCACTAGTCCTTGCTTTGCCTCCTTGGAGACTTGAGGAGACAAGCTGAAAAATGTATATATACACTAGTTTAATTACCTGGGCTGACCCATATTATCATCGGTGAAGAATACTATTACCGATTATATATTGCATGTGTTGTTACATGCATCATGGGAATGAAGGAAGAGCCATATCGATTTTCTTAATAAGAGAGATCGCGCGTGTTATCTAACAACTAGATAAGCTTTTAAAAAAACTTCTAACAATTACATCTAAATTATAGTGTGTGATGTAATCTTGTACTAAATAAATCAAAGCAAGTTAAAGACGCTCATAACGTGGTAGGAACTTTAAGATTCGTTGAATTACACCTAGGTCATCGTGCAACTAATTAAAATACTATCTACTAGTACTTAATTAATcgacacaagttcaagtttgaTTTGTGAAGTTTATTTAGCACATTCGGGCTGCTTTGATCTGGTCAGTGAGATTTTTTATTTTAAGATGAGATAGTAGGTGCATGATTAGCCCATACAAAATAACAGTGTACCTTACGCTTATCGAACGCGACATCATCTTTTGTTCTCCTCTTTGCTTGGATTATTTACTCATTTGATTATGGTTACCATTCCGGCCACAACTGTAATAAAACTAAACCTTGGAGAAGCAGGCATGTTAGTCTGGTTAACTGAACATGGGACACCGCAATAGTGGCCACCATGTGGATGAAGAAACCGACGTATAACCGGTGGAGCTTCGGGCTTGTTTGGTGGTGAAAGTTCCTAGAACCTGAAGTGGTTATGCATGCCAACTTGGTTCTGGTGTCTTATCTAGTTAGCGCAGCCACTAATTAAACACATGCACGGAACCTCATCAACGCAAAAGAGCGCATAAGCCGCTAAATTAGAATACCCGGAACGCTCCCTTTTGCATGCATGGTACCATGCATCATTTTCAAGTAGTGTGTCTAGTATCTCTGTATAACTTAGTTCCAACTTGATCTCACTTCTTAGCCACAAATTGGAAAGGAAAACTTGCATTGTCTGGTCACTTTTTTTActtatttttttcttcttcatcGCACATGGGAAACCAAAGCTAGATACGGTCCAATGCAACGTTTCACCAACCCATCTCTACGGGCTCCAGTTGGCGCTTTTTTATAGTTTCAACCCAAAAGTTGATGTTCTAGGCCAGGCGGCGGCGATTTGGAACAAACTAAAAAGTTCCTTAACGAAATTATATCGACCGATCGCACGATCTACATCGAATATATATCCGTGTCTTTGTCAAGAAAATCTACGTAGACGTGCTATTTGTTGGTGTGTCTATCGAACTTGCAAGCAGAAATGCCTCGTTACATTTTTGGGGGTTTTTTTTTGGCGAGGATGATGCATCATTACATTATTTCAGTCCTCATCAGCATTACATTAAAAGTTGGAAGGTAAAAGATAGTTGGGCTAACATTCCAAGTGTAGCTGCCAAGGAAGAAGGACCACCACCAGGTCACCAATGAACTAGCTACAGAACATAAGCAGGAGAGAGAGCTCATCAATGGATTGAAGAGTGGACTCCCGTCCGTGCTCCCCAACGTGCATCACGGCTGTGTATCTGCGTGCAACACACCACCAGCAGGCCCATGTGCACCGGAAGAAACAAGGTACTACGAGCCATGATGGAGGTAGCACGTGAACATCGCGGTTGCACTGGACGTCTGGACGACACGGCACGCCGCGTCGTCGTCACCCCGTCCGCCAGCCTTTGTCGATAGCCCGGTCCCGGCGTGCATCATTGCCAGGAGCGAGCGCCCCGGGCGAGGCGAGCATTCCCTGTTCTCCTCTTCACACAGACAAGATCTAGTGATCTGAACCAGTGGTCCCGAGCCCCGACCATGTCGATCGTCCTCCCTCCGGCTTCATCTCCATGGCTAGCATGTGAACCTGCAGTGGAGTGCCAATGTGCAGTGCTGCCAAACGAAGCTCCACCACAACTTTTTCGCTTGGAAGGGGGACGTACACTGGGGCGCGTGCAGCAGGACGAGACAGCAACTTTTGCCGCTGCTGGCTCCTGCGACGCGATTTGGAGCGAGCGAGGCCGCTGTTGACACGTGAAACTCGACCAAGCTATGATGATGGCATTGGTACTGGTACACTGGCCTGCCAAGTGCCAAGTCATGCACTCGTGCTCTCGGCCACACAGTAAAAGATGCAAGCGCAGTAAAAGCGTGGATCTACTATCCTGCCTTGCCCGGCCCGTACAGTGTGGGTTCATCGTGAGAGAGCGCGCGAGAGAGCAAAGGATCATCGAAGGGAGGGGAGAGGCTGTACTCGGGAATGATTATCTAGAGACTACGGAGATTCATCGAGATTGTTCAAAAAGATAAGCCCTTCAAACGTCGACCAAAACACACGTCGATCGCGTTGAAACAAAATGTAGATGTAAACGTAGCATCTTTTTCTCTCCTCCAATGAACATACATAAAATCGGTTTGATCTTCTAACACTACCAGCTCGCGCATGGACGAGCGCCTTTACCTCAACGGTGGGCTCTTGTGGCGTTATGTTTTCACGCATGATCCTGGGCCATCTGCCATTATATCGTCGTACGGCACACGTGTCTTACGTGTGTGTGCTTCTAGATACTTGCATATGTATGTAGGCCCGGCGGTCGCATGTCTGCACCAAGGTCATGCGAATAAAGTCGTTGTTCATCCCCCCTGGCCAGCATGCAGTTTAAGCGGCCACATGTGAAGTTTCAGGCTAGTTCGTATGGATCCAGCAACAAGGTGATAAACGGCGTTCATAGCGGGTGTATATATGTAGTAGCACCGTACCGTACCTACAATGTGTATAAACGCTACGAGGCAACATCCAATCTGAAATTAATTGTCTAGGCTATTTTTCATTGAATTTTATCATGGACAAAGTCTTGATATATATATTGGTACGTTCTAAGTTAAAGTAGTCTAAAtttaaccaaatttatagaGAAAAATACTAGCATCTAAGACATAAAATATATTTCATAATGTATTTACTTATTCTCATTTCACATTCAAAATATTATTACTCTTTTCAATAAAGTTAGTCAAACTTAGAAAAATTTGACTTAGTACAAACCAAAATAGCTTACATTTCAGGACGGAGTGAGTATGCATAGTTATTCACAGCTGTTGCAattttttatttcaaaaaaaatactACTATTACCACACCGGACCCGCTATTAACCGCTATCCGGCCCGTGTTATTAGCTTGCCCCAGGGAATAATGATAGGGAAGCCGTCCGGCGCGGCGATCGCTCCTTCCGTGACCTTTCTGGGTTTTCTGCGCCTAGACTCAGGAAAAGCAACGcttcgtttcaaaaaaaaaaacaacgcTGTCTTGCCTAATTTTCCTGCAAATGAGAAAAGCAGATCGATCACTTTTGGGCTTTTGGCCGATGAATACGTCTGGAGCtttgcttgagcttgagctcCCTGTGGTCAAGTTGGACCCGACCTCGTCGTGCCGTGCTTTCCTGCTGAAAAGGTCAGTAGTTTCGTATAGAAAGTAGAAACTAGAAAAGATTCAGTTACCGCGCCAACAACAGTGACTCTGGTGGCATCGATTTTACCTCTGCGTGTTGCCTGACGGGCACGGGCACAGGACCGGACGGCACATGCCCTTCTTGCTCCCTCTGCAGCTTGCACTGAACGCGCTGTCAGTACGTGCAACCTGTACACAGCCGCGATGCAATAATAAGGATTAGGGAGGGAGGTTACATGTATAATAAGTAAACCTCTAACTGAGCTGCTGCACTGGAAACATGCAACATGTCTCCTGACCCTGTTCGGCTTAGGCACTTAAAAAAAAACTGCTGAAATCGCACATGCAGTCGCTGAAGAAGATCCAGTTAACTCTCCGGAAAAAAAAACAGTGCAGCCTTGCAGGCAAAACTCGAGCTTGTTGGTCTCGGAATCTAGTTCGTAGCAGCAGCGGTTGCAAGGACCTGGTTTCAGGCAGCACGTTGCTATTGTAGAGTCCTTGAACAGTCAGCGAACAGGGGCTAGCTAATTAACGAGGGGCGGCTTGTTCaaagttttcaaaataaaatattaaTTGCAACGGAGCCTTCGTTCCCACCAACCCTTTTCCCGCGCTTGGGTCTCCCCAGGGCCCTTGCTTCTCCTATAAAACCCGCACGGCACGAGTCCAGCAAGACGTACAGCCCAAGGCGGCAAGCGAAGCAAAGCAAGCAACAGGGAGTCGCACAGCAGCATTGCACGAGACCTTGGAGCTAAGGCCGCGCCGTACAGCAAAGCCCTTGCTTGCTCTCTCTTGTCGTTGCCAGCTCCTCTTCGCTTGCGGCGAAGCTTAATCCCGGCCCTCCGCGAAAGAACGACCGCAccggcagctagctagctagctagctcgaCGGCAGCAATGGAGGTCAAGGTGCTGAGCTCCAAGCTCGTGAGGCCCGCCTACAATGCCGGCGCGGAcccagcgccggcggcggggggcgagTACATCCCGCTGTCCGTCTTCGACCGGGTGACGTACAAGATGCAGATGGCCATCATCTACGcgttcccgccgccggcgccgtccaCGGCGGCCGTCGAGAAGGGGCTCGCCGCGGTGCTGGCCGAGTACCGCGCCTTCGCGGGGCAGCTGGGGGAGGCCCCCGACGGCACCCCCGCGCTGCTGCTCAACGACCGCGGCGCGCGCTTCGTGGAGGCCGAGGTGGATGCCGACCTCGTGGACATGGCGCCCGCCAAGCCCACCCCGGAGCTGCTGCGCCTGCACCCGGACCTCGAGGGGGACCTCCAGGAGGTGGTGCGCCTGCAGCTCACCAGGTTCCGCTGCGGCTCACTAGCCGTGGGGTTCACGTCCAACCACGTCGCCGCCGACGGCCACGCCACCAGCAACTTCCTCGTCGCGTGGGGCCGCGCCACCAGGGGCCTCCCCACGGGCCTGCCCCCCGTGCACCACCAGGCGGGGCTCTTCAAGCCGCGCGCCTCGCCCCGCGTCGAGTTCGACCACCGCAGCAGGGAGTACCGCCTGCCGTCGCCCGCCGACGAGCAGCACGGCCACGGcgagggcgccgccgccgataACATCGTGATCCACAAGGCGCACTTCACCAAGGACTTCATCGCGGCGCTCCGCGGCAAGGCGTCGGAGGGCCGCGGCCGCCCGTTCAGCCGGTTCGAGACGATCCTGGCCCACCTGTGGCGCACCATGACGCGCGCCCGCGGGCTGAACCCCGAGGAGACCTCGCAGATCCGCCTCTCCGTGGACGGGCGGCACCGGCTGGGCCTCCCCGCCGAGTACTTCGGCAACCTGGTCCTGTGGGCGTTCCCGACGGCGACGGTGGCGGACCTCCTGGGTCGGCCGCTGCGGCACGCGGCGCAGGTGATCCACGACGAGGTGGCCCGCGTGGACGGCGGCTACTTCCGGTCGTTCATCGACTTCGCGAGCTCCGGCGCGGTGGAGCGGGAGGGCCTGGCGCCGAGCGCCGTGTGCAGGGACGTGCTGTGCCCGAACGTGGAGGTGGACAGCTGGCTGACGTTCCCGTTCTACGAGCTGGACTTCGGGACGGGGAGCCCGACCTACTTCATGCCGTCCTACTTCCCGACGGAGGGGATGCTGTTCCTGGTGCCGTCCTACATCGGCGACGGCAGCGTCGACGCCTTCGTCCCCGTCTTCCAGCACAACCTCGAGGCCTTCAAGGAGTGCTGCTACGCCATGGAATAGGAGCTGAGGGAGAAAATAAACGAAAAATTAAGAAGCTAGGGGCTAGTACGTGCTGCGGTTGGTGGTGGAAGTCTGCAGGGACGGGTCAACGATTCTTTGGTTTGGTTTTGGTTGCGGCGCACGCTACGGCGTCGCTGATTGCACCGTGCGTGTGATTGAGAGCTGGTAGTAGTAGCTGTGACCGAGTTCTTTGTTTCCCCGCTTTCTTCTGCGTTGTTTAGTTCTTTAACGAGGTGCTTCATTGCATCTCGGTCGGTCGGTCGTCCGAGGGAACCAGGGGCATGCATCTTCGTTGTTTCAGCATCGAGTTTTGGAGGTGTAAATTAGTGGTGTTTTAATCAATCGATGAGGGCGGGTAATGGAAATAATACCGACTGGTCTTGATAAAACATGGCGTTAATCATTTAATCATTGGCCGTGCCAGACTGCCAGTTTGTACGAAAACCAAAAGGAAAAAGCAACCAATGACTGATGATGTTTCATCTACGAGTACATAGAAAACCAACGAGAGACAATGCTGGGAGGTTGGTAGGGACGACCGATCAAGATTTAGCTATCGACGTTTGTTCCAGCTTAATCTCATCCATTTTCTTTCTATACGTGCACACAATACCTGGCACACCTAGGAGTGGTAATGTATCATGCGAGACTAGTGCTCTCTTCAGAATTCAACTtgatttttatatatttttagcttaaAATTATATAAGATAAGAGCCCGACGCTTAAATGCAGAGTTTAGTGGTCCGAAATTTACTTGGGTTTGCTATCTAGATCTTTTACCACCTCTACAtagtgtgtgtgtatatatatactagttGGCATCAGTTGCAATTGGTTTCTCGATTGCAATGATGCATTCTATACAGGAATGCATGTTATTACGTTTTAGCCTCATTATACATATGCTTTATATGGGCTGCTAGGCACGAACCAACTTGTCATTATATTACCAGATTTATTTATTTGCTCCTCCCATGCCATTATTGGCGGATTGATTTATCCCTATACTACTTGCTACACATTACATACTTACATTACAGTGGCAGGTAGTAGTTAGCTAGTCttgtgtgttcgtttcctcccctctaaagtttagatccgtcacatcaaaaagaatcttgctatttacaaatattaaataaaatctgtttataaatttttttcacagatgggtgctaattcgcgagacaaatttaatgagcctaattaatacataatttgccacagtaatgctacagtaattatccgctaattatggactaatatatctcattagattcgtctcgcgaattaaccCCCTtagttctgcaattagtttagACACCTCTAAACGAACGCACCCCTAGTCGAGGTAGTCATCCAAACCGTGTAGGGTAGGTGGACGCAGAGACTGACAGCTGCCTGCGGTCCTGCGGCCATGTTGGGTGGATGGATGGCCACCATCCAGGTGTCCACCTCCAAGCATGCTCCGACGACGGCAGCGGCAGGAAAAGTCATGGCTGCCGGCGCCGTCTCCGCCAGCCAGGGCTCCGGGGGACTTGACTAGTAGGGCCCAGCAACCGACGTCTTCCGGCCCCTCGCCCTTCCGCCCGTTTTCGCGCGCGGCTGCGCGGCAGCACGGCCGCGCCCAGCATCACCCGCTGGCGGGGGCCGCGGCGCACCGGTGAGCTACGCACGCAATTATGAGGCGGCTGCCTAGCTACCGTTGGACCGGCAGGCCCTCGCCGTCGCGTCGCGGCCAGGCGTCGTCGCCGTCCCAGGAGTCCCCATCCTAGTGGGGACCTCGATCCCGTTCCTTGGCCCGTTGGCCGAGTCACGAAAGCCGCGATGGGTTGGTCTAGTAGTAATTACTGGAGTGGACGCCTCGGACGGCGACGGACGGACTTCCTCGGTTGCTTCTTCCGGCGGGCCCCTGGTGGGTGGTTGGGTGGGTGCATCACAACATCTGGCTTCAAGTTCTGGGCCGGGCCAGTGCATCTTGATCGCCAACTTTTGCGGTTAGGCCCTGTCGGCTCTAAACATCCCGCACGAGATAAGGTGAGGAAAGATCACATCATCGCAAACTTCACAGGTACTCGGGTAGTTACGCTGAGCAGCAGGCTGGTAACGGATCATTCGCTCTACTGGTCTTTTCGTAATCTAATTTAatctttatatatttttagcttaTATATTTTTATCATTTATAAAATTAGAGTCCAAACTCTATTAGGACCGGTCCTTAAAATTTAAACCCCTTTACCATCCTACTGTATTAACCGTGGCCGGAGAGCTTCGTGTCTTAGAGAGAGCAAATTTTCTTTAATGGAGAAAAAGGCAGattagagcatctccagcaaTAACCCTTAAATCAGATCCTCTACTTCTTGAGTAAGGACTCTCTCTATTTTTTTAGGCTAGATTTTTAACCCCAACTCTAACAGTGGCTTCTAAATCTCACCCTATTCTTTTAATCTAAAAGGTGGGACTCATTTATCAGTGGATAAGGGGTTCTCTAGAGACTCCAGAAATAGAGGTGGAGGAAGAGATTTGAAGATCTTACCAAAATGGAAGCTTTAGTAGTGAAGAGTACGCTGGAGTGTAGTTTTTTTATTTCATCCTTCGAATTTAAGATGGAAGTTTATTTAGAGGgtccgctggagttccgcaccATTCCGATGTCTCCGGCTACTAAGAGCAACTGCTACCGACTCGATGATCAGTATGCTGGTCTAGTACTAGAGTAACTAGACCAATAAGCTGCAGAATCTGCAGTTCGATTTGGAGACTTGGAGGTCGCGTGAATCTCGCCATGCGTATCTCTGCTGTTGACTTGTTCGAGAACAAGGACAACGAGGAAGGGGCCGAGCCACTTGCTCCTGCTACCGCCCCAGTCTGCATGCATGGCCCGCCACAATGCGTGCCGACTGCAACAACGATGAGCGAGCAGCAACTCGAGAACAGGATCGATCGTGGTCTGCTGATCTGCTCGGTCACGGGCAGGATCGCCGGGATCGATCGAGCTTCCAGCGTCGTCGTTCTGCTGCGCTACTACACGCCGACTCGTCGTTCACCGCACCGCATGCTTCCGTCGGCGAGGGACTGAAACTGGACAGGCTGAATTCAACGGgaaagcgcgcgcgcgcgctcttTATCAGCTAACAAGAGATGGGTTTACACGCCGCGCCAGAGACGAAATGGTAATTATCCTAAGAAAAAGATGAAACGGCAATTAAACAGGTAACCGTCTGACCAGGTTCACCACCGCTTAGTTTGAGGGTGAGCTAGCTTGTGAGCGGATGGAGACGGGCACggagcgaggaggaggagaacaATTCGCACCCGGGCAGCTCCTGCAGACATCGACGATCAGGATTCGCGTCCGGATTCCGGATAAGCCACCAACCAGAATGAACCTGTAGCTAGCATCATGCATCGACACTAGCTCTGTCGAAAAGATATACGATGATCAGCTCGCTTTTGCAACCAAAAAGGAAAGGGGATCGATCAGCTCGTGGAGAGATGATATGCGGCCGCACTGGCTGAGGCACTCATGCCGGGGCCCAACGTGTCAGCAGCTGTAACCACCACCGGCCGAGCCTACTAGCAGGCTACCAGATGTATCTATCATCAGCAGAAactctcttttttcttttgcgAGAAACTTGTTTCGCGCTGGATCGGAATCGCATTGGTGCGTCTTCGCGCCATAAACGCAGCTGTCCCGTGAGTTGAGCGGATAGGCTGTGGCCACCGCGCGTAGAGGGTTGAAAGAAGATAACAGATCGAGTGACGCAGCAGCCTCCGATCCACTGCAGCCAAGGATTCACACCAGCCCGGCCGGGGAGTCATCTGTTGACAATTGGATCGCGCTTCCCCACTACTCTCCGGTCCATGCTTTTTTGGGGATTGGAAACTTTCCAGGCGGCGCCCTGCCTTTTTGTGTTCGTTCTAGACGATATATAGGTGCCACCTGCTACAAACAAAAGTACCTCCTCCCGATTGTATAAACAAATATAAGCTCATACTATACAGATTTCTTGTGCTAAATAGAAAATTTCAACTTTTTACCACCGACATCTGATTTTTTTTTATCTAGATTGCTGACAACACAATATGGACAACATTTGTAATAAAAAAACTACTTTTATAATATGCCATTCTTATTTGATATAGCATATTTTATATAAGGTACTACCAGAGTTTAAAATGGTTTGACTTAGAACAAATCTAAATGTGCTTATTATATTCATGGTTGGAGGAGCTAGCCATTTAGAAGAATACAGATCAAATAAAAGATACATTAGATAGATTGTAGTGCAAAGCTAGCGTAATCTCCCCGGGGAAGGAGCGAGGAAGAACCACATCTTGCTCTGCACTTTCACTTGCATTTATTTGCAGATGCACTTATGCTCGATCGGACCCAACGTGTTTGCACTTTCATTACATAAACAACACCCAGCCTACTGGTCGATCAAGCCTCAGTGTAATCACAGTAGGGGGTTTCATGGTGAGTTTCATGGCATTAATTACCATGACACATCAGCATTTTTGATGTTGTGGCACTGATTTaatgagggaagagaaggaaccagtttcatccccacgacactctgctaactcgtttCCAAGACGTTGGAAATAGCGTGAAACGACCATTGTGACCGCCGTTGTTTCATAGGGGATCCCATGCACCACTAGATCAATtagcatttaattacactggttagctttggaaatagtgaaatgaaactctccGTTGAGGCATAGTGTTTCATTCATCCCCAAGCTGATGTGGCATTCTTGGAAATAGGGATATGAAATTTTCCACTGTGATTAGCCTTAGCGGTGATGAGTAGGTTAGCATTGCCAGAAGCTTCAGCAGATCACTCTGCGTAAAGCATTAACCAAATCTGGCCAAGCTGCCAAGTGGTACTGAAAGGGAAAGGGAGACGGGAGGGCACATTCACCTACGCCCTACGATCAGCGCTAGTTCAGAGGTCGTCAAACTGCTAGCTAGGCTTTTAATGGCTTATCAAAGCTCCAAGGCATCAAGGAACTAGACGGGAATATCCCTGTACATGTTCTGTTGCAGATAGTAATGTTTTCCCACTAGCTCGTTCCAATCAACTTGTAAATATGAGAGTTGCTATTAGTCTAAATACTAACAAAAACAGAAAATAAATAATGTAAAGAGCTCGTTGAACATGAAGAAAGTTATACGAGAGTTTCTTTCGTCTAAAGTCCTAACCATGCATACGATGTTCCAACAACCGTGAGTGATGTGCAGAGATAAAAAAAATTTGTAGTGTGAGCTTCTTCTGTACACGGAGGGATCAAGATCTGACCACCACATTCTTAATCTACCTACAGGTGATGGATGTACATGTGTTTACACATGCGTGAAGTGAACCAAAATTGTATTGCCTGCGTGCCCATAGTCATATGCTACCTAAACCCACGCGACCGGGCTGCCGGATGCTTTCATGCATGCATGCCCTGAATAGTGTTTACAGTTGCCACTAGCttcttcttttttattttttcttttttctgaagGGAAGTTGCCACTAGCTTCTACTATTGCCAACATGTGCTCCATTTGAAAACCAAGTTCACAGTAGATGCGCATATCCCTCTTGTCCAACAATTTGCCCCATATTTTCTCTCTAGAAAAAAACAAGTCGCACCGTACATATTATATATGTATTACACAATTTGCCCTGAAAAAAAGTACCATATTGCTAATACTGTGGCCAAATCTAGATCTTAAGAACGATTGGCGAAGTACAATTAGAGAAAGAAAAGGGCACTTGTTATGCGTAATTcaaggtttttttttttgcaaaagatAGTAGGCATCCGAAACTGCTGACTCtcatgtactccctccgttccaaattatagtttgttttgaaaaattaagatatataaattttattACGTATGTAGACACAatgtatatatagatatatagcaaaatctatatatcttgatttgccaaaacgacctacaaaATTTGAAACAGAGCGAGTATAACATAATTACACTCACTTCTATCCCTATAAATACATATATGTTTAAAAGGATAGGACGGAAGATTTTGAGATTGATGAAATTGCTGAAAGCGTCTCACGGAATATGGTGGGATTCGAACTTACGTGAACTAGTTGCACAATAGTAATCCGCTATGCTTGCATGTCACTCGAAAAGATCaagaggaaaaaaagaaaaaaaaacaaactcGCTATGCATGGTCGTCCATGGATGCATGTGTACGACTAGGCACCGTGCTCGCGTAAACTAGCTCCCTTGTCAGTCTTCACTGTAAGTCAGTAAGCTGCCGCTGCTGCCACCAACCACAAAAAAGCAACAGATTAAGCTAGGGGCTAGAGCCATCTCCAGCTCGAAAAGCCTCGAATTAGATTCACCAGAAACGGCACTAGCTTATCCGCCGGCCCTTGCTGGGCCATTTCTGGATAAGTTTATTACCACCAATCCTCGCATTAGAAGCCACGGGAACCATCTCGACCGGCCATGAGTAGTGTTAACCCCATCGCTGGCTAGGCTATGTACGGGAGGATGCTGATCAAGTACGTCTCGAACTAGAGCTCAACACGAACAAATACACACGAAGAGTCGGCGACACGTGTCACCACTTACACCACCCGCTCGACCGACCAGCAATGATGCCGACAACGAGGCCTTTGGTCGAGCACGAGCAGTGAAGCACAAACCAGCAGGCGATTCGTTGAGCCatcgatcgatcggccgtgtcgTGCCGCTGCGAGCGAGGGCGTACGCTTTAGCCTGAAGCGTACGTGTCGGGGCCGTCATCTCGGCGCAAGTTCCCGGCCGCAGATATGATCggtgcgggcgggcggcggcggctcgcccgcgtgcgcgccgcgcgccgcggccgcgcggcgTCGCGCCGGCCGCCGGTTGGTAGTCAAAAGCGGTGGCGCGCTGTCCGCCGAAGCAGCCGCGTGCATGCACAGGATCGGAGCTGGGTTTTTTCTTTCCACGTCTCTGTAGAAAAAACGTGGACACGTCTCACTCATCCTCACAGGCTCACAGCTGCGAGACGGGCCGGACCGGACCGGACGGGATGGGTAAATAAGTTTGCGCTGCTCGATCTCTAACCGGCTAAAAGGATGAAAGTAAATTTGTGAAATGATGTCCGGAAATAAAAACGAAAATGCCTCCGTTCATCCTCCGGAAAAAAATGATCTGGAAAAATGGTGACCGATCGGAAAAATGATTTTAACGGCACCACATTGAATGGATCGATGTGCTGATGCAGCGGGTGACGGAGCGCTCCTGTGCAGGTGGTCGCGCGCGCAGAAGAGGTCAAGCGCCCCGCCCGTGCATGAACAGTTCCGCGCCCGCTTCCATGA is part of the Panicum hallii strain FIL2 chromosome 2, PHallii_v3.1, whole genome shotgun sequence genome and encodes:
- the LOC112879537 gene encoding putrescine hydroxycinnamoyltransferase 3 — translated: MEVKVLSSKLVRPAYNAGADPAPAAGGEYIPLSVFDRVTYKMQMAIIYAFPPPAPSTAAVEKGLAAVLAEYRAFAGQLGEAPDGTPALLLNDRGARFVEAEVDADLVDMAPAKPTPELLRLHPDLEGDLQEVVRLQLTRFRCGSLAVGFTSNHVAADGHATSNFLVAWGRATRGLPTGLPPVHHQAGLFKPRASPRVEFDHRSREYRLPSPADEQHGHGEGAAADNIVIHKAHFTKDFIAALRGKASEGRGRPFSRFETILAHLWRTMTRARGLNPEETSQIRLSVDGRHRLGLPAEYFGNLVLWAFPTATVADLLGRPLRHAAQVIHDEVARVDGGYFRSFIDFASSGAVEREGLAPSAVCRDVLCPNVEVDSWLTFPFYELDFGTGSPTYFMPSYFPTEGMLFLVPSYIGDGSVDAFVPVFQHNLEAFKECCYAME